In Treponema vincentii, a single window of DNA contains:
- a CDS encoding alpha/beta hydrolase family protein, with amino-acid sequence MKKLLCVVCVSAAMLIPVFASAGAKEYEYTEQDIFITAGDHEIPATLTLPKGKADEKFPAVVMLHGNGSNRHEAGMAYDYTAPEMARAGIATIRFDYIGNGDSKGDYIDFTYDKGIADALSCYRYLCALKNIDAKRIGIMGWSQGGRLALLAAARNDVFKSVLTWAGAYDQKSGEQEQYEIAKKNGYYEVTYSWRPPLKQSPAYYENAMAINYPAELAAIKAPILAIAGSKDDVVLPSVAQTIAAGAKNKKSRALILEGADHTFLVFSGDLTMLHTLTGETIAWFKKTL; translated from the coding sequence ATGAAAAAATTGCTCTGTGTTGTATGTGTATCGGCTGCAATGCTGATACCGGTTTTTGCATCTGCGGGTGCGAAAGAGTATGAATATACCGAACAAGATATATTTATCACCGCAGGAGATCATGAAATTCCTGCTACGCTGACCCTTCCTAAAGGAAAAGCCGACGAAAAGTTTCCCGCAGTGGTGATGCTGCATGGAAACGGTTCAAACCGCCATGAGGCAGGTATGGCCTACGATTACACTGCGCCTGAAATGGCACGTGCCGGTATTGCAACCATTCGGTTCGATTACATCGGAAACGGCGACAGCAAGGGTGATTATATCGACTTTACCTATGATAAAGGCATCGCAGATGCTCTGAGCTGCTATCGATACCTTTGTGCATTGAAGAATATCGATGCAAAAAGAATCGGGATTATGGGATGGAGTCAAGGCGGAAGGCTCGCTCTTTTAGCAGCTGCACGGAATGATGTCTTCAAAAGTGTGCTTACATGGGCAGGTGCCTACGATCAGAAAAGCGGGGAACAAGAACAATACGAAATAGCAAAGAAAAACGGTTATTATGAAGTAACCTATTCATGGCGGCCGCCGCTTAAACAAAGCCCCGCTTATTATGAAAATGCAATGGCAATCAATTATCCGGCGGAACTTGCTGCGATTAAAGCCCCGATTTTAGCCATCGCAGGCTCCAAAGATGATGTAGTGCTGCCTTCCGTAGCACAGACGATAGCAGCCGGCGCCAAGAACAAAAAAAGCCGCGCCCTTATTCTGGAAGGCGCTGATCATACGTTCCTTGTTTTTTCCGGCGACTTAACTATGCTGCATACCCTTACCGGCGAAACGATTGCATGGTTTAAAAAGACTTTATAA
- a CDS encoding glucose-1-phosphate adenylyltransferase, producing MPKVLSIILGGGKGTRLYPLTQSRSKPAVPFGGKHRIVDIPISNCINSGLRQIYVLTQFNSASLHLHIARAYRFDSFSNGFVEILAAEQTFEHSGWYEGTADAVRKNFTHFKTQDPKYYIILSGDQLYRMNLQDFLAQHEASGADITIACTAVNRRDASGFGIMQIDKQSNITAFMEKPGPDKNIDEWKIPAQSGIPVASPDKEYLASMGIYIFNAKAMEDCLNNSMTDFGKEIIPASIKDHKVSAFVHNGYWEDIGTIRSFYEANLDLTEITPQFNFYDAEAPIYTHYRNLPASKINGAQLDRVTCSEGCVITYATITRSVIGIRTIIESGSVLEGVVCMGADYYESESSKAGDEKADIPCVGIGKNCHIKKAIIDKNARIGHNVSIGMGEIPPDGDYGYYHVVDRIYVITKNAIIPDNTVI from the coding sequence ATGCCGAAAGTATTATCGATTATCTTGGGAGGCGGAAAAGGAACCCGTTTATACCCACTTACTCAATCCCGTTCAAAGCCGGCCGTACCGTTCGGAGGGAAACACCGTATCGTCGACATACCTATCTCCAACTGTATCAATTCCGGTCTTAGACAAATTTATGTATTGACTCAATTTAACTCCGCATCGCTGCATCTGCACATTGCGCGGGCATACCGCTTTGACAGTTTTTCAAACGGTTTTGTCGAAATTCTTGCTGCAGAGCAAACGTTTGAACATTCAGGCTGGTACGAAGGTACCGCGGACGCAGTAAGAAAAAATTTTACGCACTTTAAAACGCAAGATCCGAAATACTATATCATCCTTTCAGGCGATCAATTATATCGTATGAATTTACAAGATTTCTTAGCGCAGCACGAAGCTTCCGGAGCAGACATTACCATCGCCTGCACGGCGGTCAACCGTCGCGACGCTTCCGGATTCGGTATTATGCAGATCGATAAACAATCGAATATCACCGCTTTTATGGAAAAACCCGGCCCTGACAAAAATATTGACGAATGGAAGATTCCTGCACAGTCGGGTATTCCGGTCGCAAGCCCCGATAAAGAATATCTCGCTTCGATGGGTATTTACATCTTTAATGCAAAGGCGATGGAAGACTGCTTAAACAACAGCATGACGGACTTCGGAAAAGAAATTATCCCCGCTTCGATTAAAGATCATAAGGTTTCGGCATTTGTGCATAACGGCTATTGGGAAGACATCGGTACCATTCGCAGCTTCTACGAAGCAAACCTCGATTTAACGGAAATTACGCCGCAGTTTAACTTTTATGATGCGGAAGCGCCGATTTATACCCACTACCGAAATCTGCCGGCTTCAAAAATTAATGGAGCGCAGTTGGATCGTGTTACCTGTAGTGAAGGTTGTGTTATTACCTATGCGACAATTACCCGATCCGTAATCGGTATTAGAACCATTATCGAATCCGGCAGCGTATTGGAAGGAGTTGTCTGTATGGGAGCGGACTACTACGAATCCGAAAGCAGTAAGGCAGGAGATGAAAAAGCCGATATTCCTTGTGTCGGTATCGGGAAAAATTGCCATATTAAAAAAGCGATTATCGACAAAAATGCACGAATCGGGCATAACGTATCCATCGGTATGGGGGAAATTCCGCCCGACGGCGACTACGGCTATTATCACGTTGTTGACCGCATTTACGTTATCACCAAAAACGCAATTATCCCTGACAACACCGTCATTTAA